Below is a genomic region from Sutterella megalosphaeroides.
CTTTCGTCGACCTCGATGATCACGTCGCGGACCGTATGGACACGCTTGCCGTCGGCACGGCGCAAGTCCGAGGAGGCGACACGCAGGAAGGTGTGACCGTTTTGCGCCGCGTCGAGTGCGTGCGAATAGTCGGCGTAGCCCATCGGAAGACGACGGTTGAAAATTTCGCGCCCGAGCATGTCGTACTTGGCATAGCGCTGGCCGTAACCGAAGACGAGGTTGCCGTCGGCCGCCTGCTGGAAGCCCATCATGATGCCCGACTTGTAGGGCTGCTCGGGATCGTACATTTCGACGTCGGGCATGAGGTACCAACGCACGGTACCCGTCGTGTCGACGATCGCGTTTTCGGGACCGAACGCCCATTCGAGCGCGCCGCCCATGGGGTTGTTCCACACGAAGCGCGAAGCGTCGGCGGGCCCGGGGATAAGGTTGTTGATGAAGTAGAGACGGTCCTTGAAGGCGGGATCCATCTTCTCGACCTTCACGTCGAACGTCGTGTGGGACTGGCCGGGCGTGCCGTTCGAACGGAGGTAAACGGGCGCCGTGTAGAGCTGATAGCTGTCCTTGAAGTGCTCGATCTTGCCGTGGTCGATGCGGTCGAATTCGACTTCGACCGTGTTGAGGTGGTCGGGATAGAGGCCGAAGACGGGAACGCCGCCGTGGTTGCGCACGTTGGCGTCGGAAACCTTGTACTTGAGTTCCTGACCGCCCGCCTTCGGCACGATGCGCACGGTGACGTTTTGGACGACGTAGCCGCCGTTGCGAATGACGGCCGTCAAGGGGGCGATGCGGTACGGGTTCACGACGATTTCGCCGAGGTGACCCTGAGCGAGGTAGGCGACGTGCGGGCCCGAGGAGCCGCCCGAGGCGAGGGCGCTCCCCGCGCCCGCAACGAGTCCGAGACCGCAAAGTGCGGCGAGCGTCGCCGCAACGTGCTTCTTGCAAATCATGAGAGGGTTTCCTTTGGGTGGGTGGCGGGCGGTGCTTCCGTGGTCGGGGAAGCACGTCGCCCTTCCTGTTCGAAGAGGTCGAACGGGTCGAATGTCGGAGGGAAAAACCGAAAAAGCCTTTTTCCTTTTCGATGAATGAAATTCTAGAAACTCTCGAACGGCTTTCCGCGTCGTTTTTCGACAATATGCTTTCCGTAAATCGGAAAGCTTTCAGGGGACGAAAAAGAGGGTGTCGAGAGCGGTGTTTCGAGGTCCGAAACGGGGGGCTTTCCTCCGAACGCTTTCGAGGATCGGGTTTTTATCTTAGGATTTACAGTGCGTTGGAGCGGGTCGCAAACGGACGGGGAGCGAATTTCAAAAAACGAAAATTCATTTTTACAAAGCGTCTCATCGGACGGGGAATATCCCTCAAAATCGGCTTTTTCGACGTTTTCGCTCTTTCCGAACGATTTTTTCGTACCTATACTTTGGTCTCAGTCGGGGGAGGAACGGTTC
It encodes:
- a CDS encoding aryl-sulfate sulfotransferase — encoded protein: MICKKHVAATLAALCGLGLVAGAGSALASGGSSGPHVAYLAQGHLGEIVVNPYRIAPLTAVIRNGGYVVQNVTVRIVPKAGGQELKYKVSDANVRNHGGVPVFGLYPDHLNTVEVEFDRIDHGKIEHFKDSYQLYTAPVYLRSNGTPGQSHTTFDVKVEKMDPAFKDRLYFINNLIPGPADASRFVWNNPMGGALEWAFGPENAIVDTTGTVRWYLMPDVEMYDPEQPYKSGIMMGFQQAADGNLVFGYGQRYAKYDMLGREIFNRRLPMGYADYSHALDAAQNGHTFLRVASSDLRRADGKRVHTVRDVIIEVDESGSVVDEFRLFDILDPYRDNVVKALDQGAVCLNIDASKAGQTMSAEDLAKQDASNAFGDITGTGPGRNWAHVNSVDYDPSDDSIIISSRHQSAIVKIGRDKQVKWILGSPEGWKKGWAEKVLKPVDAKGNPIKCEDSKCEGDFDWTWTQHTAWRIDSKSKGDIIYVSAFDNGDARGMEQPALAEEKYTRGVVYKIDQKKMTVEQVYEVGKKEGNPFYSPVTGLAEYMPDKDSFVVYYSTSGLSGPSGGMKGPIKPHPYLAEYKWGETDPAVLMRFNDTMGYQAWPFFVEKAFNPQGK